Below is a genomic region from Persicimonas caeni.
CCCGAGCTGCAGGTGCATCGCTCCCTTCTGGAGATTTCGCTGGGCAACCTGCTTCGCAACGCCGCCCGCCACGCACCCGGCGCCGAGGTCGTCGTGCGTGTTCGCCGCGACGGCAACACGGCCGTCTTCGAGATCGACGACGCCGGCCCCGGCGTTGCCGAGCAAGAGCGCGAGGCGCTCTTCGACCGCTTTGCGCGCGCCGGAGAGTCGCGACGCCGCGACCGCTCGGGCCTGGGCCTCGGCTTGCCCATCGCCCGCGAGGTCGCCCGGCGCCACGGCGGTGAATGCACGCTGCACGACTCGCCGCTTGGCGGTCTTCGGGCGCGACTGACGGTGAGCGTAGCGTGAGCGACCTGGCGTGATCGACGTGGGGCGCCGCCGATTCTAATCGAATTCTAATGTGCCTCGCAGACTCCCTTGAGAACCTGCTGCTAAATTCGACTCGTAGATTGGAGGCAGCCGTTTCGGGCTGCTCGAGTTCGGACACGCAGGAGGTCCACGATGAAACGCATATTGGCCTGGGATATCCCCACTCGCTTATTTCACTGGTTGCTGGCCGGCGCCTTCTTGGGCGCCTTCATCATCGGCAACGTCGCCGAGGACGAAGGTTCACTGTTCAGCGTGCACATGCTGTTGGGGGCGACCGCCGGGTTCATGGTGCTGTTGCGCATCATCTGGGGCTTCGTCGGTTCGCGTTATGCGCGATTCTCCTCGTTCACCCTGTCGCCCGCCAAGGTGCTCGCCTACCTCAAGGGCACGGTCAGCGGCGGCGCACAGCGCTACGCCGGCCACAACCCGGGCACCAGTTGGACCTCGATCGCTATTTTCGTGATGGTGCTCGGGCTGGTGGCGACCGGGGTGTTGATGGGAAATGGCGGCGGCGAGGCCGTCGAAGAGATCCACGAGGTGCTCGCCTTCGGCACGCTGGCCGTCGTCGGCGTGCACGTGGCCGGCATCATCTTCCACACCATTCGCCACCGCGAAAATATCGCCGCCAGCATGTTCCACGGCCGCAAACAGGCCGGCGACGGCGACGATATTCGCTCGCCGCGCCCGGTCGCAGCCGTGGTGTTCCTGGTGCTCACCGGCCTGTGGTCCGGCGGCCTGGTCAGCGGCTACGACGCGGCCACGAGCCAGGTGACCCTGCCGCTCATCGGCCAGACGATTCAGGTCGGCGAGGGGGAGGAGCACGGCGAACACGAAGAGTACGAGGAACACGAAGAACACGAAGACGACGACTGAGGCGGGCAAGACTGCGTGCGATAAGGACGTGAGGGCTGCGAGTTGCGGCGCCATGGTGGTTGCACTCCCGAGCGACGTCAGCCAAAGCGACCCCGAAATCATTCACGCCCGCAGTTCAGGGCGCCCAAAATAGCGGGCGCAGCTCTCCTGCATGGCCCCCACCGAAGCAACTCAACCCTCCGCCTCGTCGAGATCGCCGCGATAAAACGCGGTCTCGCGATAAATCGCCATCAGGTCGGGCCACACAATCCGAATCGCCCCGGCCAGGGGCACGATGAGCAGCATGCCCCAGATGCCGGCGAGCTCGGCGCCCGCCAACAGCAAGATGATGACGGCGATGGGATTGAGGTCGACGCTGTCGCCCAAGATTTTGGGGCCGACGACGTAGCCCTCCAAAAACTGGTTGATCAGAAAGACGATGACCACGGCGAGCACGCCTCCCCAGCCGGGCCAGTTGAGCAGGACGACCAAGGTGGTGATGAGCGAGGCGACGATCATGCCGAAATAGGGGATGATATTGAGCACCGCCACGATGATCCCGATGGCGATCCCCAACTTGGGGTCGATGTCGGCGATGGCGAACGCGACGACCAGCCCCACCCCGTACAGCACGCCCATGAGCGAGGCGACCTGGACCTGGCCGCGAAACCAACTGCCCACCGCCGAGTCCATGCGCGACAGAAGCCCCAGCGTGTACTCGCGACGCCGCACCGGCAGCCAGCCGGCGATGGCGTGGCTGGCTTGGTCGAATTTGCGCAAGAAGTAGTACGAGAAGAGTGGGATTAGCAGCAGGTTGAACGCGGCGAAGAGCACCTGGCCGGTCTTGAAGACCGCGCCCACCGTCCAACTGCCCGCCCGCTGGGCGACCTCGGGCAGCGAGGTGCCCGCGCGTTGGCCGGCCGACTCGAGCCCCTCGCGTACCGTTGTGGGCAACTCGGTGCGAAGACGCCGCTCGAGCCAAGGAATCCACTCTTCTTGGATCGTGGTGATCAACTTCGGGATATCGGCGATGACGTCGCCGAGTTGTCGGATGAGCGGGGGCAGAAGAAAGACGGCCACGATCCCGAGGGTCAAGAAGGCGGCGGCAAGCACGACGACGATGCTCAGCCTGCGGCTCAGTCCGCGCGCCTCGATCGTGTCGATCCACGGGTGCAGCAAGTACGCGAGCACCAGGCTCGCCAGCAACGGGAAGAGCAGGGTGCCGAGCGCCTCGGCCAGCCAGAGGATGGCGTAGCCGATGATCACCGCGAAGAGCACGCGCATCAGGATATAGGTGTAGCGGAGCAGCCGCGTTTTGTACTGCTCGGCGCTCAAGCGCTGAAAGAGGGCTGATTCGGGGTGCTCTTTGGCGTCGACGTCGTGTTCGCTCATCGGTTCATTGGTCATCAGGATAGGGCTTCCATTTGGTGCCGGTTTGAAGATCTGCACGAGGAGGCGAAGGAGTAGGCAATGCCTCCGCCAAATCGACCTTACATAACACCTAAATCTGCGTTATCCGCACAGAGCAACGAACAACCTACAACAAAAAGAGCCAACGATGTCCAACGACCACGAAAACCAGCAAGAAACCAGGAAGAACCGCCGCCACGAAGCCCTGCGCTACCACGAGTCGCCGCGCCCCGGAAAACTCGAGATCCAGGCGACCAAATCCCTCTCCAGCCAGCGCGACTTGTCGCTGGCCTACACGCCGGGCGTGGCCGAGCCATGTCGGCGTATCGACGAGGAGCCGCTCGACAGTTACCGGTACACGAACCGGGCGAACCTGGTGGGCGTGGTCACCAACGGCAGCGCCACGCTGGGGCTGGGCGATATCGGAGCGCTGGCGAGCAAGCCGGTCATGGAGGGCAAGGCCGTGCTCTTCAAGCACCTGGCCGGGGTCGACGCGTTCGACATCGAGCTCGACACCGACGACGTCGAGGCGTTCATCCAGTGCGTGCGCACCATGGAGCCGACCTTCGGGGGCATCAACCTCGAGGATATCGCCGCGCCGGCGTGCTTCGAGATCGAGGAGCGTCTGAGCGCCGAGATGAATATCCCGGTCTTCCACGACGACCAGCACGGCACCGCGATCATCACCAGCGCGGCGCTGCTCAACGCCCTGGAGCTGCAGGGCAAGAATATCGAGGACGTGCGCTGCGTCTTCTCGGGCGCCGGCGCCGCGGGCGTGGCCTGCGCCAAGCTCTTCGAATCGCTGGGCGTGCCCCACGAGCACATCATGTTCGTCGACTCCAAAGGCGTGGTGCACACCGGGCGCGACAACCTGAACGAGCAAAAACAAGCGTTCGCCCTCGAGACCGACCGGCGCACGCTGGCCGACGCCATGGAAGGCGCCGACGTCTTCGTGGGCGTGTCGGTCGCCGGCATCGTCAAAAAGGAGATGGTTGCCTCGATGGCCGACCGGCCGATCATCTTCGCCCTGGCCAACCCCGACCCCGAGATCGCGTACCCCGACGCCATGGAGGTGCGCGACGACCTGATCATGGCCACGGGGCGCAGCGATTACCCCAACCAGGTCAACAACGTGCTCGGCTTTCCGTATATCTTCCGCGGCGCCCTCGACGTGGCCGCGAGCTCCATCAACGAGAAGATGAAGCTCGCCGCGGTCCACGCGCTGGCCGACCTGGCCCGCGAGGACGTCCCCGAGACGGTCACCGACGCCTACGAAGAGGACCACTTTCGCTTCGGCCCCGAGTATATCATCCCCAAGCCCTTCGACCCGCGCGCGCTGCTGCGCGTGTCGCCGGCCGTCGCGCAGGCGGCCACCGAGTCGGGCGTGGCCCGCAAGCCCGTCGAGGATATCGACGCCTACCGCGAGAGCCTCGAGCAGATTCAGAGCGCGGCCAAGGCGCTGATCCGCGGGCTCATCAACAAGGCCAAGCGCGCGCCCAAGCGCATCATCTTTCCGGAAGGCGAGCACCACCAGATCTTGCGCGCGGCCAATATCCTGGTCGACGAGGGCATCGCCAAGCCGGTGCTCATGGGTGACCGCGAGTGCATCGAAACCCGCGCTGCTCAGCACGACATCGACCTGGACGATATCGAGATCTTCGACCCGCGCGATGACGAGCGCCGCGACGAGATGGTCTGCGCCTACTACGACCTGCGCCAGCGAAAGGGCGTGACGATGACCGAGGCCGAGGCGCATATGGCCCAGCCGGAGGTCTACGCGATGATGATGCTCCGAAAGGAGCGCGTCGACGGCGTGGTCAGCGGGCTGACGAAGGCGTATGTCGAGTCGCTTCGCCCGGCGCTGCAGATCGTGGGCGTCGCCGAGGGCGTCACCGGCGCGGCCGGCGCGCATATCGTGGTCTCGCGCGACAACGGCGTGAAGTTCTTCTCGGACACCACCGTCAACATCGACCCCGACCCCGAGACCCTCGCCCAGACGGCCATCAAGATCTCCGAGCTCGCCCGCACCCTCGACGTCGAGCCCAAGATCGCCATGCTCAGCTACTCGGCCTTCGGCACCAGCCGACACCCCAACGCCTCCAAGGTCGCCCAGGCCACGCGCATCTTGCGCGAGCGCCACCCCGAGCTCATCGTCGACGGCGAGATGCAGGCCGACGCCGCCCTCGACCCCGAGCTTCGCTGCGAGGCCTTCGACTTCGCCGAGCTCGACGGCGAGGCCAACGTGCTCGTCTTCCCGAACCTCGACGCCGGCAACATCAGCTACAAACTGCTCGACAAGCTCGGCGGCGCCGAGGTCATCGGCCCGGTCTTGCTGGGCATGAAGCAGCCGGTCAACGTGCTGCAGCGCGGCTCGAGCGTGGCCTCGATCGTCAATTTGACGGTGCTGACGGTGCTCAACGCGCAGTAGCAGTTTGTTCGAAGCGAGGACGAGATGCCCTCGTTTCGATAGCGCCTGCTCAGAACGTCAAGCACGCCCCGAAATCATCGAAGCAAGCCCCTTTGACGCATTTGCCGTCCGTGCAGTCGGCGTCGGTCGAGCAGGTGCGTCGCTCGCAGGTGTTGTTGCCGCCGCACGCGTAGTGAGCGGGGCAGTCGGCGTCGGTCGTGCACCCGATGGGTCCGCAGTGGCCGGTGGTGGTGTCGCACGCCTCGCCTTCGCGACAGTCGGCGTCGAGGGCGCAGGGCGGCTGGCAGGTGCGCACCTCGGGGTTGCACAGGCACGCCTCCATCGGCGCCTGACGACACACAGCCCCGCTGCCGCCGCAATCGGCGTCGTTGAAGCAGGCGTTGGGCGCCTGCATCTCGCACGACTGCGGCGGGCACATGTTGAACTCCATGAACTCGGGGGGCGTCATGCACTGGCTCGAGCAGTCGGCGTCGGTGCGGCAGAGCCCTTCGCCGGGGCCGTCGGAGGTGATGGTGGCGTCGAAGCTGAGCGCCTCGATGCACCAGTTTTCGGCGCCGCCCCCGTTCGACATCATCTGGAGCATCGTCGCGCTGTCCAGACTGCCGGTGAGCTGATCGCCGCCGGCCTGGCCGAGCGCGGTGACCGTCAGGTCGCCCGCGGTGGCGATATAGTAGCTCATGCAACTTGTCGTGCTCGGCTCGCCCGTGCATCCCGCGTAGGCCTCGACGGCCACCTTCGCGCTGCTGGGGTCGGCGGTGGGTTGCAAGACATACGGGTCGTAGTCGGCAGTGTCGATGCTCGCCCCGGCGGGGAAATTCCAGGTGATCACCAGCACGTCGGTCTGGCCGTAGTCGGCTGCGGCGACCGCGGTGGCGGTCAGCACGCCATTGTCATCCAAGTGGGCCTCGACGGTCGGCGAGCTCAGTCCGTTCTTGCCACAGTCGGAGCCCGAGGCGTCGGCCTGGGCGTCCTGGTCGCTGCCGGTGTCGGCTCCTGTGTCGGCACCTGTGTCTGCGTTGGTGTCGGCGTCGGCCTGCGTGGTCGCGTCGTCCTCGGAGCCGGCGTCGTCGGCGGACGTGTCGGTCGCGCTCACGTCGGAGCCGGCGTCGAGCGGGGTCTTCTTTTTGGAATTATCGTCGTCGGAACATCCGGCGGCGAGGAGGGCTACTGCACAAAACGACACACAGGCAATCAATCGGTACTTCGACATTTCTTCGTTCCTCTGGTGGTGCAAAAGTGAGGCAATGAAGGGGAAGGAGCCGCAACGATACACCCCCATCCGACCAACGCGGCGGATGGCTGTCTGGCGCTTCCTATGTGAAGGAGGATTCTGGGGTGGTTGCGAGCTTCCCCGGTGATGTTCCAGTTCCTCTACACCCGCAGGCGGGCTTCGGTCCGTAGTTAATTCGTCTAGGGGGGCATTTCCACCGTTCGAGAGGATATGTGAAGTGTGTGGGCGGTTGAGGGGCGACCACGCAAGGCGACGCCGGAGGCGGTCGCGGCGGCGCAGAGCACCGCGCCCCGGCCTGGTTGTGGCGTGCAGCTGGGTCGGGGCGCGGTCGTCGCGACCGCCGGCGGCGCCTCTGGCCCGCCGAGAGCATCTCTCAAGTAAGCGCAGCCAATCGACCCGCCTCACGCTGAAGCACACCGGCGCCTTGAACCTCTTGCCACGGCAAATCGCCAAAGGCATCCATCCCACCACTGGCACCTACAAGCGCCCCATACAATGCAGCGACGGTATCGACGTCGCCGCCTGCTCGAAACAGCGCCGAAAGCCCCTGTTCGAAGTCATTCGGCCAGCGCCAAAAGAGATAGAGGACGCTCGGGATCGTGTGAAAGACCCAGCCGGTGGTGCCTAATTCGTCGAGCCCGTCATCGCCCGATTCGGCAAGCTCCTTCGCCGCCGAAAGGAGCTTCTCCCAACGCTCGATGTTTTCGCTGGACGCCCGCGGAAGAAGGCTGACGACCTCTAGTGGTTCGCCTCGCAAAAGCAGTCGCGTCGCTCGGCCGGCGACTTCGGCGCCGGCGATCGCCTCGGCATCCGCGTGCGTTGGACGGCTGCTGTTCCGAACAGCGTCGAGCATCGCTTCGAGGTCGTCGACGTATGCAATCGCAAGCGGCACAACTCGCATGGCGGCTCCATTTCCCTGGCTGTTCCGGTCTCCCGGAGCAGAATCCCCGTTCATAAGGCGCTCGACTGAAGCGCACGTCGCCCGCCCCGGGCCGATGCGGATGCGCCACCAGTCGGCGAGTTCGCGCTCGAATGTCTCGGCGTCGAAGCTTCCGTCGTCTCGGATTGCCTTCGCCACAGCGATGGTGAGCTGCGTGTCGTCGCTAATCGTGCCCCGGCGTCGCAGCACCCGCAGTATCCCACGCCTCAGTGTGGGCTTCGCGCCGAAGCGCAACTGTGTCAGCCACACCGGGAGGCTCTCGCGGGGCATGCCGAGGGCATCGCCAAGCGCCACACCCACGAGCGCGGCGAACGCATGGTCGTCATAGGTATCGCCAGTCTCGGCTGCGAACGCGCCGGACGCGAACGGAATCGCCTGATAGCTACGCAGTTGTCGAAGCGCAACGTCGCCGGCGCGATACGCGAGGTAGGCGAACGAGGGCAGGGCGATACCGAGAAAGAGGAGATCGAGCATGTCAGCTGGGGGCGGACGACGAGCAAATAGGGGCTGCACCGAGCTTAACACAAATGGGTCTCGTGATTAGTCCGGCATGCAGGGGGAGCCCCGTCATGATGCGCCTAAAGGCATCTCCCTGAATCCCTTTTATGAGGGCAAGATGCCCCCGCACCGAACAAATCGCGCGCTTTCGGTGCGAGTGCTTCCAGCTCTCGCAGGCGAGGGCAAGATGCCCCCGCACCGAACAGATACCGCGCACAACATGGTGTCTGACACCGTGTTTGAAGGTCGCACGTCGACCACGCAAGGCGACGCCGGAGGCGGTCGCGGCGGCGCAGAGCACCGCGCCCCGGCCTAGTTGTGGCGTGCAGCAAACTCGCGACGGAGGCGCCCGCCGTTAGCGACCGTCGAAGCATTTTTCGGGCGGAGCCATCTGCCCGTCGAGGCAACTGGAGCAGTTTTTTGGCGGAGCCGTCCGCCCGTCGAGGCAACTGGAGCACGTTTTTGGCGGAGATGTCCGGCTTTGGCGTGCTCTGGAGCATCGAAGGGGCGGAACCGTCCGCCCGTCGAGGCGGTTAGAGCATTTTTTTGGCGGAAGCGTCCGGCTTTCGAGGCTGTCGACGAAGAAAAACGGCGGACGCCTCCGCCGTCGCAATGCTTTTGTGCACTTTTTTGGCGGAAGCGTCCGTCTCGAACATGAAAAAAAGCATCGCCAGGCCGGAGATCTCCGGCCTGGCGATGCTCTGGTGGACTTTCGGAGCGGAGCGCTCCGGGATCAGACTGGTTCGGTGACGTCGGCGTCCACGGGCTCCTCGGGTTGGGGCTCGTCAGTGGACGCGTCGTCCTCGGCGCGCCGCCGCGCGGTCTCTTCAGCCTCGCGCAGGCTGGCGAGCAGGTCGTGGCGCTGCTCTTCGTCGAGGTCGGTGAACTCGAGCATCGTCAACAGCGACTTGGTCGCCCGAATCCACTCCAGGCGCGCGTCGCGCAGGTCGTCACTGCCGACCGCGTTGGGGTCGTCGCTCTCATCATCCGCCAGACGAGCCCGCTCGTCGACGCGGCGGCCCATCAGCAGCGCGGTGTCGAGCCAGGCGTCGACCACCTCGACCAGCGGTCGGCCGGCGAAGACCTGCGAGGCCAGAAAGTCGCGGTCCTGCTCGGTGAGCCGCTCTTTGACCTGCTGGGCGGCGCCCGCCTGCGCGCGGTAGGTCGCCTGGGTGATCTGCAGGCCCTCGGGGAACAAGGTGTCGCGCGTGCCCTCGAATCGGGCGGCCTGCTGGGCGTCGTCGGCCAGGTCGACGCCGGCGTCGAGCACGTTGTACACGCCGCGGGCCATCCGGTCGTGCTGGGCGTCGAGCCGGGTCAGCTCGGCGGTCAACTCCGCGACACGCTCGGAGCTCACGCTCTCCTGTCGTTGCATCGTCAGCAGCTTGCGGTGCGCCACGGTGATCACGCGCGCCGGCCCCACCAAAAGCTCCTGGGCCTCCAGGGTGGGCAGGTCGCGCTGCGGGTCGACCCACGGGGCCGACACCGTCACCATCTCCTGTGAATTCAAATCGCGTAAAGCCATCAGATTCCTCGTCGTTGCCAAGAGTGCATTGAAATGTGCTCGCCCCCCATTCGGGCGCGGCACGACGTGGCCCGCCTTCGGGCCCCACTGAGTAACTACACGGAGATTCTGTCGGTCATCTCGGCGGTTCTGAGCGCCAATGACTGCGTTGCTCCTTCTCGACGATGCGCTGCATCGCCTCGGCGTCGCGCCTTGTCCTTGACACTCAGCCCTCGCCGAGGCTTTCCCGCACAATCCCCGTGCAGTTACTTAAATTACTGCGATTGCGTTAGGGTCGTCGGCGGAAGGAGGGTTGTCAAGGGCGCCCCGACTGGGCTGAAGGGCGACAATAGGTCGGGGCGCGGTCGTCGCGAGGCTGTCGCAAAAGCCTTTGGAGGCAGGGCATCTTGCCCTGGGAGCAAGGCCGCACGCTCCTGCAACCAGCGCTGGAAGCGCTGCCTCCAAACGACAGCGACAATAGGTCGGGTCGCGGCGGCGCAGAGCACCGCGCCCCGGCCTGGTTGTGGCGTGCAGCTAGGTCGGGGCGCGGTCGTCGCGACCGCCGGCGGCGCTTTATGCGGGTTGACCGTGCTCCGGCCCGCCGAACGTGTGTGGGTGGCGGGTGGAGAGGATGCCCTCGCCTTAACTCACCCGCGCGAAAACCACCGCGCGGCGTGACTGTCGCCCGGCGAGGTCGGCGCGTCGATGCCCAGCGCGGCGCTGCAGATCGGGTGGATGTCGACTGCGCGAGGCAGCTTGGGCACGTCGACGTGGTCGGGGGCGCCGACGACCAGCAGCGGGCTGATCGAGTCGTACAGGTGCAGTGAGCCGTGGGAGCCGCCGCCGACGTGGGCGGCGGCGTCTCTGCTGCCGAACTCGAAGCCCGGCTGGGCGGTCACCCACAGGTCGGCGCTCTTGGTCGAGCCCGGCCCGCCTGCGATGCGCTCGAAGGCGTTGGGGTACTTGTCGAAGACCAGCTCGCCGGTCTCGACGCGTCCGTCGACCGCCGACAGCGAGCCCTGCCAGCTCCATTGGAAACCGTAGGCGTCGCGGGCGGTCTTGGGGCCGGCGTCGCCGGGGCGAAACTGCAGCTCGCCGCGCTCGGCGGTGCGCACCAGGTAGGCTTCCGGCGCGCCCTCCTCGAAGCTCTGGCGGCGGATGACCTGGTCGATGCGCTCGTCGGCCAGCAGGGTGTCTTCGACGCGCTCGACGAACGCGGGTTCGTGGCTGGCCAGGTAGATCTGCGAGGCGCGCAGGTTCGGGCAAATTGCCAACTCTTCGGGGGCTTCGAGGGGCGTGCCGTAATCGGCCACGTGAAAGTCGGCGAGCAGGTCGTCGAGCATGATGCCGGCGGTGTCTTTGTTGTCGACGATGTCGCACTGGGAGTGGTCGCCGGTCAGCACGATGCAGAAGTCCTCGAGCACCGCGTCGAGACCTCCGTAGGCCTCGATGAAGCGCCCAATATGGGCGTCGACGCCCTCGACGGTGGGACTCGCCGGGAACGGCCCTTTTTCGTGGCTCGCAAAATCGTTTTCGGGGAAATACGCCAACGTCATGTCGGGCATCGCGCCCTGACGAGCCAGCCGCGCCAGCGCCTCGCCGGTGTGGGTGTCGTCCATCCCGTACATGTCGGAGATCTCCTCGACGATACTGTCCGTTTGGACGTCGTCGATGGGCAGCGTGTCCAGAAAGTCTCCCAGAAACATCCGGCTGGGGCCGCAGATCTCGGTGCTCGAAGGCAGCCCCGGCATCACGTCGACCAACCAGGGGAGATCGATCTCGTGGGGCGTGTCCCCGCGGTGGATAAGGTAGTTGAGGCTGCAGGCTTCCCTGCCGGCGCGCTCGACGGTTTGAAACAGGGTCTCGGCCTGCAGGCGGTCTTGGTTGAGGTGGTACAGGAAGTCGCGCAGAAACTCGCCGCCCCCATGCTGCAAGACAACCCAGAAGTCCGAGCCGAAATAGACGACCTCGTCGGTGCCCTCGTCGAGCCAATAGGCGCCCTGAATCCCGTGCTCGCGCGGGTAGCGCCCTGTGATCAGGGTCGAGGTCGCCGCCGGGGTGATCGACGGGAAGATGGATAAGGACGCCCCCCGATAGGTCCCATGTTCGTGCAGCCGGCTCAGGTGGGGCAGCTTTCCGCTCGAGAGCAGGTCGTCGTAGACCTCGGCGGTGAGTGCGTCGACGATAACGAGGAGTACTTTTTTCGAGTGCATGGCACGATCGAGGGTGCAGAGAGACGAGATGAGGTCACCGCACCGAATTTGCTCGCATCACCGAGCGGGTAAAGCTCCCGGGTCCGTCGCGGTGGGTGTTTCAGTCGATGGATTCGCCTGTTGCGCGTACCACTCGAAGAAGGCCGCCTCGGCGAGTCTGGTCTCGGCGATGGGCGTGCCTCCGAGGCGGCGAATCGCCTCGCCGGCGGCCTCCGAGTAGACGCGCACCAACACGGGGCGTGCGTCCCAGTCGGAGAGCAATTGGAGGTTGTCCGAGGCCCGCGACATCGTCGAGATGATGCAGCGCGCGGCTTTGGCGCGGGCGTGCTGCAAGATGCGCGGGTCGCTTCCGTCGCCGCGAATCGCGGGGACCTCCTGGCGAACGAGGCGCTCGACGACGCCGGGGTCCTCGTCGATGACGACGACCGAGATCTGGCGGCGCTGCAGTTCGTCGAGCACTAGCTGGCCGGTCTCTCCGCAGCCGATCAACACCACGTGGCCGCTCAGCCCGTGCGACAGGGGAGGGCGGTTTGGCGTCGGGAAGAATCGCAGCAATTTGCGGATGAACTTGTCGGAGGTGACCAGCGGGGCGGCGGCCATGGTCACCACGGCCAGGGCTGCGACGACCGCCAACAGAG
It encodes:
- a CDS encoding ADP-ribosylglycohydrolase family protein gives rise to the protein MLDLLFLGIALPSFAYLAYRAGDVALRQLRSYQAIPFASGAFAAETGDTYDDHAFAALVGVALGDALGMPRESLPVWLTQLRFGAKPTLRRGILRVLRRRGTISDDTQLTIAVAKAIRDDGSFDAETFERELADWWRIRIGPGRATCASVERLMNGDSAPGDRNSQGNGAAMRVVPLAIAYVDDLEAMLDAVRNSSRPTHADAEAIAGAEVAGRATRLLLRGEPLEVVSLLPRASSENIERWEKLLSAAKELAESGDDGLDELGTTGWVFHTIPSVLYLFWRWPNDFEQGLSALFRAGGDVDTVAALYGALVGASGGMDAFGDLPWQEVQGAGVLQREAGRLAALT
- a CDS encoding alkaline phosphatase family protein; the protein is MHSKKVLLVIVDALTAEVYDDLLSSGKLPHLSRLHEHGTYRGASLSIFPSITPAATSTLITGRYPREHGIQGAYWLDEGTDEVVYFGSDFWVVLQHGGGEFLRDFLYHLNQDRLQAETLFQTVERAGREACSLNYLIHRGDTPHEIDLPWLVDVMPGLPSSTEICGPSRMFLGDFLDTLPIDDVQTDSIVEEISDMYGMDDTHTGEALARLARQGAMPDMTLAYFPENDFASHEKGPFPASPTVEGVDAHIGRFIEAYGGLDAVLEDFCIVLTGDHSQCDIVDNKDTAGIMLDDLLADFHVADYGTPLEAPEELAICPNLRASQIYLASHEPAFVERVEDTLLADERIDQVIRRQSFEEGAPEAYLVRTAERGELQFRPGDAGPKTARDAYGFQWSWQGSLSAVDGRVETGELVFDKYPNAFERIAGGPGSTKSADLWVTAQPGFEFGSRDAAAHVGGGSHGSLHLYDSISPLLVVGAPDHVDVPKLPRAVDIHPICSAALGIDAPTSPGDSHAARWFSRG
- a CDS encoding cytochrome b/b6 domain-containing protein, with translation MKRILAWDIPTRLFHWLLAGAFLGAFIIGNVAEDEGSLFSVHMLLGATAGFMVLLRIIWGFVGSRYARFSSFTLSPAKVLAYLKGTVSGGAQRYAGHNPGTSWTSIAIFVMVLGLVATGVLMGNGGGEAVEEIHEVLAFGTLAVVGVHVAGIIFHTIRHRENIAASMFHGRKQAGDGDDIRSPRPVAAVVFLVLTGLWSGGLVSGYDAATSQVTLPLIGQTIQVGEGEEHGEHEEYEEHEEHEDDD
- a CDS encoding AI-2E family transporter, producing the protein MSEHDVDAKEHPESALFQRLSAEQYKTRLLRYTYILMRVLFAVIIGYAILWLAEALGTLLFPLLASLVLAYLLHPWIDTIEARGLSRRLSIVVVLAAAFLTLGIVAVFLLPPLIRQLGDVIADIPKLITTIQEEWIPWLERRLRTELPTTVREGLESAGQRAGTSLPEVAQRAGSWTVGAVFKTGQVLFAAFNLLLIPLFSYYFLRKFDQASHAIAGWLPVRRREYTLGLLSRMDSAVGSWFRGQVQVASLMGVLYGVGLVVAFAIADIDPKLGIAIGIIVAVLNIIPYFGMIVASLITTLVVLLNWPGWGGVLAVVIVFLINQFLEGYVVGPKILGDSVDLNPIAVIILLLAGAELAGIWGMLLIVPLAGAIRIVWPDLMAIYRETAFYRGDLDEAEG
- a CDS encoding NADP-dependent malic enzyme, with the translated sequence MSNDHENQQETRKNRRHEALRYHESPRPGKLEIQATKSLSSQRDLSLAYTPGVAEPCRRIDEEPLDSYRYTNRANLVGVVTNGSATLGLGDIGALASKPVMEGKAVLFKHLAGVDAFDIELDTDDVEAFIQCVRTMEPTFGGINLEDIAAPACFEIEERLSAEMNIPVFHDDQHGTAIITSAALLNALELQGKNIEDVRCVFSGAGAAGVACAKLFESLGVPHEHIMFVDSKGVVHTGRDNLNEQKQAFALETDRRTLADAMEGADVFVGVSVAGIVKKEMVASMADRPIIFALANPDPEIAYPDAMEVRDDLIMATGRSDYPNQVNNVLGFPYIFRGALDVAASSINEKMKLAAVHALADLAREDVPETVTDAYEEDHFRFGPEYIIPKPFDPRALLRVSPAVAQAATESGVARKPVEDIDAYRESLEQIQSAAKALIRGLINKAKRAPKRIIFPEGEHHQILRAANILVDEGIAKPVLMGDRECIETRAAQHDIDLDDIEIFDPRDDERRDEMVCAYYDLRQRKGVTMTEAEAHMAQPEVYAMMMLRKERVDGVVSGLTKAYVESLRPALQIVGVAEGVTGAAGAHIVVSRDNGVKFFSDTTVNIDPDPETLAQTAIKISELARTLDVEPKIAMLSYSAFGTSRHPNASKVAQATRILRERHPELIVDGEMQADAALDPELRCEAFDFAELDGEANVLVFPNLDAGNISYKLLDKLGGAEVIGPVLLGMKQPVNVLQRGSSVASIVNLTVLTVLNAQ